A section of the Triticum dicoccoides isolate Atlit2015 ecotype Zavitan chromosome 7A, WEW_v2.0, whole genome shotgun sequence genome encodes:
- the LOC119332777 gene encoding vegetative cell wall protein gp1-like, giving the protein MVAPPETQPPTSTPPGPDNKSVPSPRPRPASPAPLLRGRRSPNPWSTPILFCDQRPPSPRPARSFPAADGPPALWPVQSLLAAACPSSMDGLHRLPELVEVVPLTLDLLLQVTNDTTKRKGPAKFSFLIF; this is encoded by the exons ATGGTGGCACCGCCGGAGACCCAACCTCCAACCTCAACGCCACCAGGCCCCGATAACAAAAGCGTGCCATCACCACGCCCACGACCCGCGTCGCCGGCGCCCCTCCTCCGCGGCCGGCGCTCTCCCAACCCATGGTCGACACCCATCCTCTTCTGCGACCAACGCCCTCCCTCCCCGCGGCCGGCGCGCTCCTTCCCCGCGGCCGACGGGCCTCCAGCTCTGTGGCCGGTGCAGTCCCTCCTCGCTGCAGCTTGCCCCTCCTCCATGGATGGCCTGCACCGGCTGCCGGAACTCGTTGAGGTGGTACCCTTAACCCTCGACCTTCTATTACAGGTCACTAACGACACTACAAAGAGAAAG GGCCCTGCGAAGTTCAGTTTTTTGATTTTCTGA